A portion of the Homalodisca vitripennis isolate AUS2020 chromosome 2, UT_GWSS_2.1, whole genome shotgun sequence genome contains these proteins:
- the LOC124356276 gene encoding holotricin-3-like, with protein sequence MTVKLKVVGRRRPCVGRYISYPLPSLVSYTQYNPSTTINMIKIALVVLLVVAAVSAQYGGSSYGHGGSYGGGSYGGGSYGGGSYGGASYGHSGSYGKGGSYGHGGSYGGDYGKGASSYQNFHLEVGHQVPVKVPAYHSQPSYGYQSGHY encoded by the exons ATGACTGTGAAGCTGAAAGTTGTAGGGCGGCGCAGGCCGTGTGTGGGGCGCTATATAAGCTATCCACTGCCATCACTCGTCAGTTATACTCAGTATAATCCATCAACAACTATCAACATGATCAAGATC GCTCTCGTCGTTCTCCTGGTGGTGGCCGCCGTTTCCGCCCAGTACGGAGGCAGCTCATACGGTCACGGAGGTTCTTATGGAGGCGGTTCTTATGGAGGCGGTTCTTATGGAGGTGGTTCTTATGGAGGAGCTTCCTATGGACACAGTGGTTCCTATGGAAAGGGCGGTTCTTACGGACACGGAGGCTCCTATGGTGGAGACTACGGAAAGGGAGCTTCTTCCTACCAGAACTTCCATCTTGAGGTCGGACACCAGGTTCCCGTCAAGGTCCCTGCCTACCACAGCCAGCCTAGCTATGGCTACCAGTCCGGTCATTATTGA